The Claveliimonas bilis genome window below encodes:
- a CDS encoding ABC transporter substrate-binding protein: MKRKKAAAILMVMAMTASLAACGSDSSSGSTSSDSQSADSGSDETYTIGICQQMEHDALDQATLGFQDACKEKFGEDKVEFDVQNAQGEQAMCSTIVNGFVSSDVDLILANATLPLQTAAQATSDIPILGTSVTDYATALGIEDWTGATGVNISGTCDLAPISEQEDMLTELFPDAKTVGILYCSAESNSKYQAELFEKELEADGIEYKEYTAADSNEIQSVTQSAAEECDVIYVPTDNTMAANTQIINNICLPAKVPVIAGEQGICSGCGVATLSISYYDIGYRAGEMAYEILAEGADITAMEIESAPEVTKMYNAQICEELGVAVPDDYEAIETE; the protein is encoded by the coding sequence ATGAAAAGGAAAAAGGCAGCAGCAATACTTATGGTTATGGCAATGACAGCATCTCTGGCAGCCTGCGGAAGCGATTCTTCTTCTGGCAGTACATCATCGGACAGCCAAAGTGCGGATTCAGGGAGCGATGAAACATATACGATCGGTATCTGTCAGCAGATGGAGCATGACGCTCTGGATCAGGCAACCTTAGGATTCCAGGATGCATGTAAGGAAAAATTCGGAGAAGACAAGGTGGAATTTGATGTGCAGAATGCCCAGGGTGAGCAGGCTATGTGCAGTACCATTGTAAATGGTTTTGTCTCTTCTGATGTGGATCTGATTCTTGCAAATGCAACATTGCCGCTTCAGACGGCGGCGCAGGCAACCAGTGACATTCCGATCCTGGGAACTTCTGTTACTGACTATGCAACAGCATTGGGAATTGAAGATTGGACGGGAGCGACAGGAGTTAATATTTCCGGTACCTGTGACCTGGCTCCGATCAGTGAACAGGAAGACATGCTGACAGAGCTTTTCCCGGATGCAAAGACAGTGGGAATTTTATACTGTTCCGCTGAATCTAATTCCAAATATCAGGCAGAGCTTTTTGAGAAGGAGCTGGAGGCAGACGGGATAGAATACAAAGAATATACAGCGGCGGACTCTAATGAGATCCAGTCTGTGACACAGAGTGCGGCAGAGGAATGTGATGTTATTTATGTGCCGACAGATAATACAATGGCGGCAAATACTCAGATTATCAATAATATCTGCCTGCCCGCAAAAGTTCCGGTCATTGCCGGAGAACAGGGAATCTGTTCCGGATGCGGTGTGGCAACCCTGTCCATCAGCTACTATGATATCGGATACAGAGCCGGTGAAATGGCATATGAGATTCTTGCAGAGGGTGCAGATATTACTGCAATGGAAATTGAATCTGCTCCGGAAGTAACAAAGATGTACAATGCGCAGATCTGTGAAGAACTGGGCGTTGCCGTTCCGGATGACTATGAGGCCATCGAGACAGAATAG
- a CDS encoding mannitol dehydrogenase family protein, with amino-acid sequence MKLTLEGLKDRQSWEKAGITLPSYDAAAVAEATRRDPVWVHMGIGNIFRIFIGGIADQLLEEGLMDRGITCVETFDYDVVDKIYDLFDNLALSVTLHGDGTTDRKVLGSLTEAIKAQSSDEKQWERMKEIFQNPGLQLVSFTITEKGYALRNAEGAYFSFVESDIENGPDKAVSAMAVVTAMLLERYKSGKAPLALVSMDNCSKNGSRLRGSVLEMAEEWKKRGFVEEDFIAYVSDETKVSFPWTMIDKITPRPSEKIAEELEEAGVENMQPVITSKKTYIAPFINAEGPQYLVVEDSFPNGRPALEKAGVYVTDRDTVNKSERMKVTVCLNPIHTALGPYGCMLGYELFADEMKDPDMLELARQVGYVEGMAVVPDPVILSPKAFLDELMEERFPNPYLGDTTQRLAVDVSQGIGIRFGETIKSYMEKYGDAKMLKAIPVAIAGWVRYLLALDDEGKSIELAPDPMVPELREQMSTIVYGEPESLKDQLKGILSNEVIFGVNLYEAGIGEKIEQIIREEIAGPGSIRKTVQKYLA; translated from the coding sequence ATGAAATTGACATTGGAAGGGTTAAAAGACCGTCAGTCGTGGGAGAAGGCAGGAATTACCTTGCCGTCCTATGACGCTGCAGCAGTTGCCGAGGCGACCAGACGAGATCCGGTATGGGTACATATGGGAATCGGAAATATTTTCCGTATTTTTATCGGAGGAATTGCAGACCAACTGCTTGAGGAAGGCCTGATGGACCGGGGGATCACATGCGTTGAAACATTTGACTATGATGTGGTGGATAAGATTTACGATCTGTTTGACAATCTGGCTTTGAGTGTGACGCTTCACGGCGATGGAACAACAGACCGCAAAGTGCTGGGTTCTCTCACAGAAGCCATCAAAGCACAGTCTTCTGATGAGAAACAATGGGAGAGAATGAAAGAAATTTTCCAAAATCCCGGACTTCAGCTTGTGTCTTTTACCATTACGGAAAAAGGATATGCGCTGAGAAATGCAGAGGGAGCTTATTTTAGTTTTGTAGAATCGGACATTGAGAACGGACCGGACAAGGCGGTGAGCGCTATGGCAGTTGTAACAGCGATGCTTCTGGAACGATATAAAAGTGGAAAAGCACCTCTGGCCCTTGTTTCCATGGATAACTGCTCCAAGAATGGATCCCGGCTTCGCGGCTCTGTTCTGGAAATGGCGGAAGAATGGAAAAAGAGAGGATTTGTAGAGGAAGATTTTATTGCATATGTCAGTGATGAAACAAAAGTCTCCTTCCCGTGGACGATGATCGATAAGATTACGCCGCGCCCCAGCGAAAAAATTGCAGAGGAGCTGGAGGAGGCCGGTGTGGAAAACATGCAGCCGGTCATCACATCGAAAAAGACCTATATTGCTCCGTTCATTAATGCAGAAGGACCGCAGTACCTTGTTGTGGAGGACAGCTTTCCTAACGGACGTCCGGCGCTGGAGAAGGCCGGAGTATATGTGACAGACCGCGATACAGTGAATAAATCGGAACGAATGAAAGTAACAGTGTGTCTGAATCCGATCCATACGGCGCTTGGACCATACGGATGCATGCTGGGATATGAACTCTTTGCCGATGAAATGAAAGATCCGGATATGCTGGAGCTGGCAAGACAGGTGGGCTATGTAGAGGGGATGGCAGTTGTTCCTGATCCTGTGATCCTGTCTCCGAAAGCTTTCCTTGATGAATTGATGGAAGAAAGATTCCCCAATCCGTATCTGGGAGATACCACGCAGAGACTGGCGGTAGATGTTTCACAGGGGATCGGTATCCGTTTCGGTGAAACGATCAAATCTTATATGGAGAAGTACGGGGATGCGAAAATGCTGAAAGCCATTCCGGTAGCCATTGCCGGATGGGTGAGATATCTGCTGGCTCTGGACGACGAAGGCAAATCGATCGAGCTGGCTCCGGATCCGATGGTACCGGAACTTAGAGAGCAGATGTCCACCATCGTATATGGTGAGCCGGAAAGCCTGAAAGATCAGCTGAAAGGAATCTTATCCAATGAAGTGATCTTCGGCGTGAATCTGTATGAGGCGGGAATCGGCGAGAAGATCGAGCAGATCATCCGGGAGGAGATCGCCGGACCGGGATCCATCAGAAAAACGGTGCAGAAATATTTGGCGTAA
- a CDS encoding ABC transporter ATP-binding protein has protein sequence MLEIKEIYKTFNKGTINEKAALTGTSLNLNPGDFVTIIGGNGAGKSTMLNAIAGVWNVDSGNIIVDGTDITRLPEHKRAVYLGRVFQDPMTGTAATMSIEENMAIAARRGARRGLRWGISRKERENYKEQLKELDLGLEERLSTKVGLLSGGQRQAVTLLMAAMKKPKLLLLDEHTAALDPKTAAKVLDISDKIIEEHQLTALMVTHNMKDAIAHGNRLIMMHEGRIIYDVSGEEKRNLHVSDLLAKFEEVSGDEFANDRMMLS, from the coding sequence ATGCTGGAGATCAAAGAAATTTATAAGACATTTAATAAAGGGACAATAAATGAAAAAGCGGCGCTCACAGGAACAAGCCTGAATCTGAATCCCGGAGATTTTGTGACGATCATCGGAGGAAATGGAGCCGGCAAGTCTACTATGCTCAATGCGATAGCGGGTGTGTGGAATGTGGACTCCGGAAATATTATTGTAGACGGTACGGACATTACACGGCTTCCGGAGCATAAAAGAGCGGTGTATCTTGGAAGAGTATTTCAGGATCCGATGACGGGGACTGCCGCTACGATGTCCATTGAAGAAAATATGGCTATTGCGGCTCGCCGGGGAGCAAGAAGGGGGCTGCGATGGGGAATCTCAAGAAAAGAAAGGGAAAACTATAAAGAGCAGCTGAAAGAACTGGATCTTGGACTGGAAGAGAGACTTAGCACCAAAGTGGGACTTCTCTCGGGCGGCCAGAGGCAGGCGGTAACTCTCTTAATGGCAGCTATGAAAAAGCCGAAGCTGCTTCTTCTTGATGAACATACCGCAGCGCTGGATCCGAAGACAGCAGCCAAGGTGCTGGACATTTCCGATAAAATAATAGAGGAACATCAGTTGACAGCGCTTATGGTGACCCATAACATGAAGGACGCCATTGCGCATGGCAACCGTCTGATCATGATGCATGAGGGACGGATTATATATGATGTGTCCGGAGAGGAGAAAAGGAATCTTCACGTATCGGATCTTCTGGCAAAATTTGAGGAAGTGAGCGGCGATGAGTTTGCCAATGACAGGATGATGCTGTCTTAA
- a CDS encoding ABC transporter permease, translating into MILDYFLSLDPMAFFRAMPGTAAQGIIWGIMALGVYITFRILDFPDLTVDGSLATGAAVAVMLIQGGMHPAAALLFSVLAGMAAGLATGVLHTVLGIPGILASILTQVSLYSVNLGIMGKSNQGIGLTQQNLVASSRYVTGEDSWIFFVKLIVGCLVLVAVIYWLFGTEMGASIRATGCNPQMARAQGINTNFMKVLALMISNGLVGLCGGILAQYQGAADVNMGRGAIVIGLAAVIISEVIFGKLCAGKKIAFAYTLTAVFVGAILYYVAYALVLWLKMPSDYMKLFSALVVAAFLAVPYLKEKRSVKRRA; encoded by the coding sequence ATGATACTGGATTATTTTCTTTCCCTGGATCCCATGGCGTTTTTTCGGGCGATGCCAGGGACAGCAGCACAGGGGATCATATGGGGAATTATGGCGCTTGGCGTATATATTACCTTCCGCATTCTGGATTTTCCGGATCTTACGGTAGATGGTTCTCTGGCTACAGGCGCCGCTGTAGCGGTCATGCTCATACAGGGAGGAATGCATCCGGCTGCAGCATTGCTCTTTTCTGTCCTGGCGGGAATGGCAGCCGGGCTTGCAACAGGAGTTTTGCACACGGTTCTTGGGATTCCCGGCATCCTCGCCAGCATTTTGACCCAGGTATCCCTGTATTCGGTGAATCTTGGCATTATGGGAAAATCCAACCAGGGGATCGGCCTGACACAGCAGAATCTTGTAGCCTCTTCCCGGTATGTGACAGGAGAGGACAGTTGGATTTTCTTTGTAAAACTTATTGTAGGCTGCCTTGTACTGGTGGCAGTGATCTATTGGCTCTTTGGCACGGAAATGGGCGCTTCCATCCGGGCTACGGGATGTAATCCACAGATGGCGAGGGCGCAGGGGATCAATACGAATTTTATGAAGGTGCTGGCTTTGATGATCTCCAACGGGCTGGTAGGACTCTGCGGCGGTATACTGGCTCAATATCAGGGGGCGGCAGATGTCAACATGGGTCGTGGAGCGATTGTCATAGGCCTTGCAGCTGTTATTATCAGTGAGGTTATTTTCGGAAAACTGTGTGCGGGCAAAAAGATTGCCTTTGCCTATACGCTGACAGCGGTTTTTGTAGGTGCGATCCTGTATTACGTGGCATATGCACTTGTATTGTGGCTGAAGATGCCTTCGGATTATATGAAGCTTTTCTCCGCTTTGGTGGTGGCCGCATTCCTGGCAGTACCATATCTGAAAGAAAAACGCTCAGTGAAGAGGAGGGCTTAA
- a CDS encoding site-specific DNA-methyltransferase codes for MTNLSGKKRQQMLEFLEKIKEGLSDETSLSTVRDIEEELTTRKYGLVWEKHEERIDQEMQTKVPVFTEIKERRISMAGREDGYHYLLEGDNLHSLRLLGETCRKKVDCIYIDPPYNTGNKDFIYDDAIVDEKDGFRHSKWLSFMSERLEAAKELLADNGVIFISIDDNEVYALKLLCDEIMGEQNFVTNIIWQKKTGASDARGIATITEYILVYVKDIRRADQIFDKNYQAYDRKRYRFTDEYEEERGPFYYDSLDRGSVRYSDALNYAIEAPDGTPVYPNGRTEFARDGWTWKWSREKVKWARENGFLEIMPSSRKENGWAVRYKIYLNVDNEGNPVEKCAPYKNVIQTVLNANAAADIKRIFQGETVFKYSKPVELIKILLRYLKKKDALVLDFFAGSGTTGQAVLEQNRQDGGKRHFILCTNNENHICEEITYIRLKRVIEGYRMKDGGKVEGIPANLKYFRTDFEEK; via the coding sequence ATGACAAATCTGTCCGGTAAAAAGCGTCAGCAGATGCTGGAATTTTTAGAAAAAATCAAAGAGGGACTTTCGGATGAGACTTCACTGTCTACAGTTCGCGATATTGAAGAAGAACTGACGACAAGGAAGTACGGACTGGTCTGGGAAAAGCATGAGGAGCGGATCGACCAGGAAATGCAGACGAAAGTTCCTGTTTTTACTGAGATTAAAGAGCGAAGGATCAGTATGGCCGGGCGGGAGGACGGATACCATTACCTTTTGGAGGGAGATAATCTGCACAGCCTAAGGCTCCTTGGAGAAACATGCAGGAAAAAAGTGGACTGCATTTATATTGATCCGCCCTACAATACAGGAAACAAAGATTTTATTTATGATGACGCTATTGTGGATGAAAAGGACGGCTTCCGGCACAGTAAGTGGCTTTCTTTTATGTCAGAAAGACTGGAAGCGGCAAAAGAGCTGCTCGCCGACAATGGTGTAATCTTTATCAGCATCGATGACAACGAAGTATATGCTCTGAAACTGCTCTGCGACGAGATCATGGGAGAGCAGAATTTTGTTACAAATATTATATGGCAGAAAAAAACAGGTGCGTCTGATGCAAGGGGGATTGCCACCATTACAGAATATATCCTGGTCTATGTAAAGGATATCCGGAGGGCAGACCAGATTTTCGATAAAAATTACCAGGCCTATGACAGGAAGCGTTACCGTTTTACAGATGAATACGAGGAGGAGAGAGGGCCTTTTTACTATGACTCACTGGATCGGGGAAGCGTAAGATACAGCGACGCTTTGAATTATGCCATCGAAGCTCCCGACGGCACACCTGTTTATCCCAACGGGCGTACAGAGTTCGCGCGGGATGGATGGACGTGGAAATGGAGCAGGGAGAAAGTGAAATGGGCCAGGGAAAACGGATTTCTGGAAATTATGCCTTCTTCAAGAAAGGAAAATGGCTGGGCAGTCCGCTATAAAATTTATCTCAACGTGGATAATGAAGGAAATCCCGTGGAGAAATGCGCGCCCTACAAAAATGTGATCCAGACTGTGCTCAACGCAAATGCCGCAGCGGATATCAAGCGTATTTTTCAGGGGGAAACGGTATTTAAATATTCCAAACCGGTAGAACTGATAAAAATACTTTTGCGGTATCTGAAAAAGAAGGACGCCCTTGTACTGGATTTCTTTGCAGGAAGCGGAACTACAGGACAGGCAGTTCTGGAACAGAACCGCCAGGATGGCGGAAAGCGCCATTTCATTTTGTGTACGAACAATGAAAATCACATCTGTGAAGAGATTACTTATATAAGATTAAAGAGAGTGATAGAAGGATACAGGATGAAGGATGGCGGGAAGGTAGAAGGCATTCCCGCCAATCTGAAATATTTCCGTACAGATTTTGAAGAAAAATGA
- a CDS encoding sugar O-acetyltransferase has protein sequence MNHIERRNAQLPYISDDSVMEEQKVCRRILQKLNFADRSDFDTLAEIVKELLGKSENAFINPPFYCDYGKNIEVGKNFFANYNCTIIDVAKVKIGDNCQFAPNVSIYTAGHPLHPVARNSLYEYGIEVTVGDNVWIGGNTVIMPGVHIGSNTVIGAGSVVTKDIPDWVVAAGNPCRVIREITEEDFEYYYKDRKFDEAAMEEIRRYREETEACRHYEK, from the coding sequence ATGAATCATATAGAAAGAAGAAATGCACAGCTTCCTTATATTTCCGATGATTCAGTCATGGAGGAACAGAAAGTATGCAGAAGAATCCTTCAGAAACTGAATTTTGCAGATCGGTCAGATTTTGATACGCTGGCAGAGATTGTAAAAGAGCTGCTGGGAAAATCCGAGAATGCGTTTATTAATCCGCCCTTTTACTGTGATTATGGGAAAAACATAGAAGTAGGGAAAAATTTCTTTGCCAATTACAACTGTACCATCATTGATGTGGCAAAGGTGAAGATTGGAGATAACTGTCAGTTCGCACCTAATGTTTCCATATATACTGCAGGACATCCACTGCATCCCGTGGCGAGAAATTCCTTATATGAATATGGAATTGAGGTGACTGTGGGAGATAATGTGTGGATCGGCGGAAATACTGTGATCATGCCGGGAGTGCATATTGGGAGCAATACCGTGATCGGTGCGGGAAGCGTGGTGACGAAAGATATTCCCGACTGGGTCGTGGCGGCAGGAAATCCCTGCAGAGTCATACGGGAGATTACAGAAGAAGATTTTGAATATTATTACAAGGACAGAAAGTTTGATGAGGCGGCTATGGAAGAAATCCGCCGCTATCGGGAGGAGACAGAAGCCTGCCGTCACTATGAGAAATAG
- a CDS encoding lectin like domain-containing protein, with the protein MKKKKIFRALPLMMAGILCASTALPVSADEGEDAVRLFREDNDFGRAPLSEEQERMFQYPELPAVSTNALFPEKFDLREEGDVTPVRDQGIWNTCWTFGILSAAEGNLLREYDIETDLSEHHLAWFTWQPETSGSQAGEGISVTGHPLMYGGHMYYSTATLSAWKGAALEEDIPYTDSDGEAYNPDGDWSVDESRRYDSSYQLRNINFLPNPTVITDTGEYLYRPQATEIIKSALMETGVLDAGYYMDGSRPEYATEDYFNYDTGAQYADQHKEANHEVSIVGWDDTYPAENFKIRPEGDGAWIVKNSWGTGWGSGVGGNWGGEGYFYMSYYDRSLCDVNQVSVVPEEQGNDHNYQYDYLGTASWWNFYNDDGSLRREANIFEVQGNEQISAVSAATNEANMTVTVDIYKLGPEADSPEDGQKAASQEVFFPYTGYHVIELEEPVMLRAGEKFAVVLTKTGTDGLTWTSVEAGYEYSVAGMTYTSKINEGESYIFLNGKWEDMITAKESMEKEMEESFGRQVEVGNVLIKAFTDEIPAAELTSLKIEGFDANGQPAGEGLEVGPSETQITIPADMEYVSFEAAVQPDGGTAEIKVGDRVIQPGEKISRMELKGAEITVTTAVPGGIGNTYTFTVDVSDTAPSGGNGEDGKDDGQASGSPNGENTPVQNTNTVQHVKTAPKTGDSQGMMTAVYAAALLSSAFAAAAAIRRKRR; encoded by the coding sequence ATGAAAAAGAAAAAAATATTCCGGGCACTGCCACTAATGATGGCAGGGATATTGTGTGCGTCAACCGCGTTACCGGTCTCAGCGGATGAAGGAGAGGACGCCGTCAGACTTTTTAGGGAGGACAATGATTTCGGACGGGCGCCTCTAAGTGAAGAGCAGGAAAGGATGTTTCAATATCCGGAGCTTCCGGCAGTGAGTACGAATGCGCTCTTTCCGGAGAAATTTGATCTTCGGGAAGAGGGGGATGTTACGCCGGTCAGGGATCAGGGAATCTGGAATACCTGCTGGACATTCGGCATCCTGTCGGCAGCGGAGGGAAATCTTCTCCGGGAATATGATATAGAAACGGATCTGTCCGAGCATCATCTGGCATGGTTCACCTGGCAGCCGGAAACTTCCGGTTCCCAGGCGGGTGAGGGCATCAGCGTGACAGGTCATCCTCTGATGTACGGAGGGCATATGTATTATTCGACAGCAACGCTGTCTGCATGGAAAGGAGCGGCGCTGGAGGAAGATATCCCCTATACGGACAGTGATGGAGAAGCCTATAATCCTGATGGGGATTGGTCTGTGGATGAGAGCAGGCGGTATGATTCGTCTTATCAGTTGAGAAATATAAATTTCCTTCCGAATCCGACGGTGATAACAGACACCGGGGAATATCTCTACCGCCCGCAGGCGACAGAGATCATAAAAAGCGCTTTGATGGAGACCGGAGTATTGGATGCAGGATACTATATGGACGGAAGCCGTCCTGAATATGCAACGGAAGATTATTTTAATTATGATACGGGAGCGCAATACGCAGATCAGCATAAAGAAGCAAATCATGAGGTCAGCATTGTAGGATGGGATGATACGTATCCGGCTGAGAATTTCAAGATCCGGCCGGAAGGCGACGGCGCCTGGATCGTAAAAAATTCCTGGGGAACCGGGTGGGGAAGCGGAGTTGGCGGCAATTGGGGCGGAGAGGGCTATTTTTATATGTCCTATTATGACAGAAGCCTCTGTGATGTCAATCAGGTCAGTGTTGTGCCGGAAGAGCAGGGGAATGATCATAATTATCAGTATGATTACCTGGGGACTGCCAGTTGGTGGAATTTTTATAACGACGACGGTTCCCTGCGCCGGGAGGCAAATATATTTGAGGTGCAGGGCAATGAACAGATAAGCGCTGTTTCAGCGGCAACAAATGAGGCGAATATGACGGTGACAGTGGATATCTATAAGCTGGGACCGGAGGCGGACAGTCCGGAAGACGGACAGAAGGCTGCCAGCCAGGAAGTGTTTTTCCCGTATACAGGCTATCATGTGATCGAACTGGAAGAACCGGTAATGTTAAGGGCCGGAGAGAAATTTGCAGTTGTTCTGACAAAAACAGGTACAGATGGACTTACGTGGACAAGTGTGGAAGCTGGATATGAATATAGTGTAGCAGGCATGACGTACACGTCAAAGATAAATGAAGGTGAAAGTTATATTTTCTTAAATGGGAAATGGGAGGATATGATCACGGCCAAAGAGTCCATGGAAAAAGAAATGGAGGAATCTTTTGGGCGGCAAGTAGAGGTGGGAAATGTTCTGATCAAGGCATTTACGGATGAAATCCCGGCAGCGGAACTGACTTCCTTAAAGATAGAAGGATTTGATGCCAACGGACAGCCGGCAGGCGAAGGATTGGAAGTGGGTCCGTCGGAAACACAGATTACCATTCCGGCGGACATGGAGTATGTTTCTTTTGAGGCGGCTGTGCAGCCGGATGGCGGAACAGCGGAAATAAAAGTGGGCGACAGAGTGATACAGCCCGGAGAAAAAATTTCCCGGATGGAACTGAAAGGGGCAGAAATAACAGTTACCACTGCAGTTCCGGGAGGGATCGGAAACACTTATACTTTTACAGTTGACGTATCCGATACAGCTCCGTCCGGAGGAAACGGGGAAGATGGAAAGGACGATGGACAGGCTTCCGGCAGCCCCAATGGAGAGAATACGCCGGTTCAAAATACAAACACAGTGCAGCATGTAAAGACTGCGCCAAAGACAGGAGACAGTCAGGGAATGATGACTGCGGTATATGCAGCAGCGCTGCTCAGCAGCGCCTTTGCTGCAGCGGCAGCAATACGCAGAAAAAGGAGATAG
- a CDS encoding phosphotransferase, which translates to MKRLLILGAGGFGHMIQETALMLGYEEAVFLDDAVRDKDVVGKCCDYESFLGKYDMAVAALGDNNMRLYWTEKLMEAGYEVPAVIHPSAVVSPSAVIGKGSFIMQRAVVNTHTVIEHGVLVNSGAVIDHDSYVGCGAHIGLGSVVKANCTIGSREKVEAGEVIFSTRRKIDGVDDRNLEDAVYAFGFGNRCSYVKPFGAGHINETYAVYMPGEDGDELSYVLQRINSNVFKDPQGVMENIFGVTEYLRNVIRQEGGDPDRETLSYIKTKSGCNYFEDSTGQPWRCYNFIPDSECYQLVEEPEQFYQSGSSFGHFLKQLGNYPADRLNETIPDFHNTVKRFRAFETALQRDLKDRAASCRPEIRFILEREKDCEVLVKKQEEGVLPLRVTHNDTKLNNILFDSKTGRGLCIIDLDTIMPGLAANDFGDSIRFGAATAEEDEKNLDLVHFDLELYELYVKGYLKETRDVLTEEEIRSLPWGARLMTLECGIRFLTDYLQGDTYFKTDYPEHNLVRARTQFRLVDEMEQHFDEMEKIIQKYAAGE; encoded by the coding sequence ATGAAACGGTTATTGATTTTGGGAGCCGGCGGTTTCGGCCATATGATACAGGAAACAGCTCTTATGCTGGGGTATGAAGAGGCGGTATTTTTAGACGACGCCGTAAGAGATAAGGATGTTGTGGGGAAATGCTGCGATTACGAGAGCTTTCTGGGGAAATACGACATGGCGGTAGCGGCTCTTGGAGATAACAATATGCGTCTTTACTGGACAGAAAAGCTGATGGAGGCCGGATATGAAGTTCCGGCTGTGATCCATCCGTCTGCCGTAGTAAGCCCCAGCGCCGTGATCGGAAAAGGAAGCTTTATTATGCAGAGAGCCGTTGTGAATACCCATACCGTGATCGAGCACGGCGTGCTGGTAAACAGCGGAGCTGTGATCGATCATGATTCCTATGTGGGATGCGGGGCGCACATCGGCCTTGGCAGCGTGGTAAAGGCAAACTGTACGATCGGTTCCAGAGAGAAGGTGGAAGCCGGGGAAGTGATCTTTTCTACAAGAAGAAAGATTGACGGCGTAGATGACCGGAATCTGGAGGATGCAGTCTATGCCTTTGGTTTCGGAAACAGATGCAGCTACGTAAAACCGTTTGGCGCCGGGCATATCAATGAGACATATGCAGTATATATGCCGGGGGAAGATGGAGATGAGCTTTCCTATGTCCTTCAAAGGATCAACAGCAATGTATTCAAGGATCCTCAGGGCGTGATGGAAAATATTTTCGGCGTGACAGAATATTTGAGAAATGTGATACGCCAGGAGGGAGGAGATCCGGACCGGGAAACTTTATCCTACATTAAGACAAAAAGCGGATGCAATTATTTTGAGGACAGTACAGGACAGCCATGGCGGTGCTATAACTTCATCCCGGATTCCGAATGCTATCAGCTGGTGGAGGAACCGGAGCAGTTCTATCAGTCCGGCAGCAGCTTCGGACATTTTCTGAAACAGCTTGGAAATTACCCTGCCGACCGGTTGAATGAGACGATCCCGGATTTCCACAATACAGTGAAACGGTTCCGGGCTTTTGAGACAGCTCTTCAAAGAGATCTGAAAGACAGAGCGGCTTCCTGCCGGCCGGAGATCCGGTTTATTTTGGAAAGGGAGAAGGACTGTGAGGTTCTGGTAAAGAAACAGGAAGAAGGCGTTCTTCCGCTTCGTGTGACCCACAATGACACAAAGCTTAACAATATTTTGTTTGACAGCAAGACAGGAAGGGGATTGTGTATTATCGATCTTGATACCATCATGCCGGGACTTGCGGCAAATGATTTCGGGGATTCCATCCGCTTTGGGGCAGCCACGGCAGAAGAAGATGAGAAGAACCTGGATCTGGTACATTTTGACCTGGAGCTTTACGAACTGTATGTCAAAGGGTATCTGAAAGAGACAAGAGATGTTCTTACAGAGGAGGAGATCAGAAGCCTTCCCTGGGGGGCAAGATTGATGACATTGGAATGCGGCATCCGTTTTCTGACTGATTACCTGCAGGGAGATACTTATTTTAAAACCGATTACCCGGAACATAATCTGGTGAGGGCAAGAACACAGTTCCGGCTGGTAGATGAAATGGAACAGCACTTTGACGAGATGGAAAAGATCATACAAAAATATGCAGCAGGAGAGTAA